In Acidobacteriota bacterium, the DNA window CTGGATCGCCTGGTCGATCTGGCGGCCCTCGTCATCCTGCTGATTGTCATCCCGCCCATCGTCGGCCCGGTGGTTGGCGTCAAGCTGCCAAGTCCGCGCACGTTGTTGATCGCGGTCGGCGGGGCGTTTCTGTTCCTGGCGCTCGTGGCAGCCTGGTGGCGGCACCTTCGGCGCCGCCGCAAGGCCAACGGGGCCGGTGGGTTCGGGCCGCACGTCGAGTCGTTTGTTCGCGGTCTGAACGCGTTGAGGCAGCGGCGCATCCTGGCGCAGGCCCTCGCCTGGGCCGTCTGTTCATGGTGTACCCGCGTGGCGGTCGTGTGGGTGATGCTCCAGGCGTTCGGCCTCGACTGGCCGATGATGCGGGCGGCCATGAGCCTGCTCATCATCAATCTCAGCATCGCTGTGGTGGGCACGCCCGGCAATGTCGGGACGTTCGAACTGGCGGCGGCCGGGGCGCTCAGGTTATTTGGCGAGACGCCGGAAGTCGCGATGAGCTTCGCCGTCATCCTCCATCTGGCGGAAGTCGTGCCCACGGCCCTGCTTGGCGCGCTCGCCATCTGGAAGTTCGGGCTCAGGCTGCAGCGCCCCGACCAATAGCGGGAGGCCTGATGCGCCGGTCTCGCGGCCTACCGCGTCAAAACGCGCACGACGGCGTCGGTGTCCAGCAGATTCTCGAACACGATGTCGGCGCCGGCCGCTCGGAGCGCCGCCTGGTCGGAGCCGCCGGTCGCGACGGCGACACAGTTGACGCCGGCCTTCCGCGCGGCGTCGACGTCGAGCGTCGTGTCGCCAATGATGATCACGTCGGACAATCCCCCCTTGGGGCAGCCCGCCTCGGCGGCACGCGCCATCGCGACTGGCACCAGTTCGTGCCGGAGGTTGGCATCCCCCCCGTACGCTCCACACCGGAAATGGCGCCAGAGATCAAAGTAGGCCAGCTTGATCCTGGCACCGTCCCGATAGTTCCCCGTCAACAACCCGAGATGCACCGTCTCAATGACCGCCAGGCGACCGATCAACTCGGGGACACCGGGCAGCGCGCCTTTGAAAGAGCGGCGGGACGTGCCATCGATGGGCGTCGGCACTGGCGCATCAACCTCTTGCTTGAGCCGCGCGAAGTAGGCCGTCGTGAAATCGGCGAGGTGACCCGCGGATGGCTCAACGCCGAACTTCGCCAGGGCATCCGACAGAATCGCCGGATCGGTCCGTCCCGCCATCGGCACCCCACGGAATGCGTCGGGAATGCCAAAGACCGCTTCAAACGCCCGGTTCATGGCGCGCACGCCAGCGCCACCGGTCAGCACCAGGGTCCCGTCGACATCGAACAGCAGCAGTTTCACGGTGTGTGGCCTCTTAGCCCTTCGATTCATGAATCCGGCAACGAATCTATGCACTCAGGGCTTCGTGCTGAGCGATCATTCTTCACCGAATCGCCTCGTTAGAATACGCAACGGTACTGGCGAGTCGAAGCACTCAGCCATCGCCGCCATCGGGAGTCGGCGAGCAGTTGACCGGTTGCCGGATCGAGCCTGAGCACGCGTCCGGCGACAACCCGCGCGAACCCCTGATCGGCAGTCAGGGCGAGCAGCGGGAGGCGCCGACTCCGCGCCACGCGCGCAATCACGCGGCCGAATGCGAGTGCGTGATCCGCGGCCAGCACGTTGGCATGTTCCAGCACGAGCACGCGCGGACCTGATGCGAGGGCTCGAGCCAGATGGCATCGCGCCCGGAAGGCCGCATCCAGATCGCCAACCCGCGCGTCGAACCGATCGGCGGGCAGGTCCACCTCCGCCGCCAGTCGGCGCACATCGTCGAGCACGCGATCCGGAATCGGATCAATCGACAGCGTGAAGGCCGTCGCGATGTTGGCCCCCAGGCTGAGATCGTCAACCAGCACGGCCCGCGACGACACGAGCCCGAATCGGTCGAGTGTGGCCAACCAGTCGTCAGCGTTCACAATCGCTGATGTCGCCTGCCCGAACACCGTGATGTTTCCGGCATCGGGCAACGTCGCACCGGTGACCAGGTTGACGAGTACCTCCGCGCCGGGACCATCGATGCCGGTGATGGCCACGCGTTGGTCCGCACGAAGCGAGAGGTTCGCGATCCGCAGCGGCCTCAGGCCGCCGAACTGTTTTTCCAGCCCGGCAATCCGGATGAC includes these proteins:
- a CDS encoding lysylphosphatidylglycerol synthase transmembrane domain-containing protein; this translates as MKARASLMALVIALTVMAVILYRLDWQAVISTWARVIWPWVVATAIVNIANSWVEGLRWRTVLGASDVVVGASTTFWAMLVGTVGNVVLPFKLGEAARAWAVARLAKAPISTVASTVVLDRLVDLAALVILLIVIPPIVGPVVGVKLPSPRTLLIAVGGAFLFLALVAAWWRHLRRRRKANGAGGFGPHVESFVRGLNALRQRRILAQALAWAVCSWCTRVAVVWVMLQAFGLDWPMMRAAMSLLIINLSIAVVGTPGNVGTFELAAAGALRLFGETPEVAMSFAVILHLAEVVPTALLGALAIWKFGLRLQRPDQ
- a CDS encoding ATP-binding cassette domain-containing protein — its product is MSAREPVIRIAGLEKQFGGLRPLRIANLSLRADQRVAITGIDGPGAEVLVNLVTGATLPDAGNITVFGQATSAIVNADDWLATLDRFGLVSSRAVLVDDLSLGANIATAFTLSIDPIPDRVLDDVRRLAAEVDLPADRFDARVGDLDAAFRARCHLARALASGPRVLVLEHANVLAADHALAFGRVIARVARSRRLPLLALTADQGFARVVAGRVLRLDPATGQLLADSRWRRWLSASTRQYRCVF
- a CDS encoding HAD hydrolase-like protein, with the protein product MKLLLFDVDGTLVLTGGAGVRAMNRAFEAVFGIPDAFRGVPMAGRTDPAILSDALAKFGVEPSAGHLADFTTAYFARLKQEVDAPVPTPIDGTSRRSFKGALPGVPELIGRLAVIETVHLGLLTGNYRDGARIKLAYFDLWRHFRCGAYGGDANLRHELVPVAMARAAEAGCPKGGLSDVIIIGDTTLDVDAARKAGVNCVAVATGGSDQAALRAAGADIVFENLLDTDAVVRVLTR